In one window of Bdellovibrio bacteriovorus DNA:
- a CDS encoding cytochrome c3 family protein, whose translation MIMHRGFNIVALLSALMISTLLTGCKFQPGFGYNKGYAPEQPIPFDHSLHVGTHKIQCQYCHNQVERTKHSNIPALSTCMNCHLQVATDKPSIQKLREAYDSGGSVEWVRVHMLPDFVHFNHNAHIAKGVNCQTCHGPIETMKKVEQFSDLSMGWCVNCHRQPENKAPINCSTCHY comes from the coding sequence ATGATTATGCATCGAGGTTTCAATATAGTCGCGTTGTTAAGCGCGCTCATGATTTCAACACTTCTCACGGGTTGTAAATTCCAGCCTGGGTTTGGTTACAATAAAGGATATGCTCCAGAACAGCCGATTCCTTTCGATCACTCTCTGCACGTGGGAACTCACAAAATTCAATGTCAGTACTGCCACAACCAAGTGGAAAGAACGAAGCATTCGAATATTCCGGCTCTTTCAACTTGTATGAATTGCCATCTTCAAGTTGCAACTGACAAACCAAGCATTCAAAAACTTCGTGAAGCTTATGATAGCGGCGGCTCTGTAGAGTGGGTTCGCGTTCACATGCTTCCTGACTTTGTTCACTTCAATCATAACGCGCACATTGCTAAAGGTGTGAACTGCCAAACATGTCACGGTCCTATCGAGACAATGAAAAAGGTAGAGCAGTTTTCAGACCTTTCAATGGGATGGTGTGTGAACTGCCACCGTCAGCCTGAAAACAAAGCGCCGATCAACTGTTCAACTTGTCACTACTAA
- a CDS encoding ArsC/Spx/MgsR family protein, whose protein sequence is MEKWILYHNPKCSKSREALTLLQSQSAAFEVVEYLKNPPSEKDLRAIVAKLQGPLSALVRTKEEEFQSAPFDVQSEEVVIQKILQQPKLLERPLLLTPNAAVIGRPLENIEAEIKRAGK, encoded by the coding sequence ATGGAAAAATGGATTCTTTATCACAACCCGAAGTGCAGTAAAAGTCGCGAGGCTTTAACTCTTTTGCAATCTCAATCGGCGGCTTTTGAAGTCGTTGAGTATCTTAAAAATCCTCCTAGCGAAAAAGATCTGCGTGCGATCGTCGCAAAACTTCAAGGTCCTCTTTCGGCGCTTGTTCGTACGAAAGAAGAAGAGTTTCAATCGGCTCCTTTTGATGTTCAGTCTGAAGAAGTCGTGATTCAAAAGATCCTCCAGCAGCCAAAATTGCTGGAGCGTCCTTTGTTATTAACTCCCAATGCGGCTGTCATCGGTCGTCCGCTTGAAAATATCGAAGCCGAAATTAAAAGAGCGGGCAAATAA
- a CDS encoding DUF3341 domain-containing protein has product MANNYTKGIAGIWEEEHLILKAARKTREAGFTKFEAISAYPVHGMEEACGIKRSWIPYVTFTAGCVGLLAGLALTYWTSAVDWAVNVGGKPFFSLPAFIPIMFELTILFAALCSVGALFYACKIPRIDPPSIDPDLSSHKFAIFIPHNDIGYDETKIERMFKELGATEVKKTEY; this is encoded by the coding sequence ATGGCTAATAATTATACAAAAGGTATCGCTGGTATCTGGGAAGAAGAACATTTGATCTTGAAGGCCGCTCGCAAAACTCGCGAAGCGGGCTTCACAAAGTTCGAAGCCATCTCTGCTTATCCTGTTCATGGTATGGAAGAAGCTTGTGGAATTAAGAGATCTTGGATTCCTTATGTGACTTTCACCGCAGGTTGCGTGGGTCTTTTGGCAGGTCTTGCATTGACGTATTGGACGTCAGCAGTGGACTGGGCAGTGAACGTGGGCGGTAAACCGTTCTTCTCATTGCCAGCCTTCATTCCTATCATGTTCGAATTAACAATCTTGTTTGCAGCTCTTTGTTCAGTGGGCGCTTTGTTCTATGCGTGCAAAATCCCACGCATCGATCCACCAAGCATTGACCCTGATTTGAGCTCTCATAAATTCGCGATTTTCATCCCGCACAATGACATTGGCTACGATGAAACGAAGATCGAGAGAATGTTCAAAGAACTGGGCGCAACTGAAGTTAAGAAGACGGAGTACTAA
- the nrfD gene encoding NrfD/PsrC family molybdoenzyme membrane anchor subunit, which translates to MMKRSPLVLGNKTLKDVTDDICAPVERFPSKGWVGMFLGAKTLLLFYIAILASVVGVGIGLLGVNSPVFWGTMIVTFVFWIGIGHAGTLISAVLFLFRQKWRTSVARTAEAMTVFAVMTAGLFPLLHTGRPWLDYWLFPYPNQRGPLWVNFRSPLLWDVFAVSTYATVSMVFWYIGLVPDFATIKDRAKNKLRRTVYGALSLGWRGTAKNWSHYEMVYLILAGLSTPLVLSVHTIVSFDFAVSNLPGWHTTIFPPYFVAGAIFSGFAMVVTLMTLVRIGFPEFKNYVTLDHMEVMNKIIMTTGMLVGYAYASEFFIAWYSGNQYERFVFVNRAFGPYGWSYWVMVSCNVLIPQLFWFKSMRRSIPVMFVVSIFVNIGMWFERFVITVTSLHRDFLPSSWGMYAWSWFDTGVLVGSFGMFLTLFLLYLRLFPAVSIAEVKPVLHVGYDEKGGHH; encoded by the coding sequence ATGATGAAGCGTAGCCCATTAGTCCTTGGCAATAAGACTTTAAAAGACGTTACAGACGACATCTGTGCACCGGTGGAAAGATTCCCATCCAAAGGTTGGGTGGGAATGTTCCTGGGCGCGAAGACGTTGTTACTATTCTACATCGCGATCTTGGCGAGCGTTGTGGGTGTTGGTATCGGTTTGCTGGGTGTAAACAGCCCGGTATTCTGGGGTACGATGATCGTTACGTTCGTATTCTGGATCGGTATCGGTCACGCCGGCACTCTGATTTCTGCGGTTCTTTTCTTGTTCCGTCAAAAATGGAGAACATCGGTTGCGCGTACTGCGGAAGCGATGACGGTCTTCGCCGTTATGACAGCGGGTCTTTTCCCGTTGCTTCACACAGGTCGTCCTTGGCTTGATTACTGGTTGTTCCCATATCCGAACCAACGTGGTCCATTGTGGGTGAATTTCCGTTCGCCACTTCTTTGGGACGTTTTCGCCGTATCTACATACGCGACGGTGTCGATGGTGTTCTGGTACATCGGTTTGGTTCCTGACTTTGCAACTATCAAAGACCGTGCGAAGAACAAACTTCGTCGTACCGTTTACGGCGCGCTTTCTTTGGGATGGCGTGGAACTGCGAAGAACTGGTCACACTATGAAATGGTGTACTTGATCCTTGCAGGTCTTTCGACTCCGCTAGTTCTTTCCGTACATACGATCGTATCCTTCGACTTCGCGGTTTCTAACTTGCCAGGTTGGCATACAACGATCTTCCCTCCATACTTCGTTGCCGGAGCGATCTTCTCTGGTTTCGCGATGGTTGTGACGTTGATGACTTTGGTGCGTATCGGATTCCCTGAATTCAAAAACTACGTCACTCTAGATCATATGGAAGTCATGAATAAAATCATCATGACGACAGGTATGCTAGTTGGTTACGCGTACGCTTCTGAGTTCTTCATCGCGTGGTACTCTGGCAACCAATACGAGCGTTTCGTATTCGTCAACCGTGCTTTCGGTCCTTACGGTTGGTCTTACTGGGTGATGGTATCTTGTAACGTGTTGATCCCTCAGTTGTTCTGGTTCAAGTCAATGCGTCGTTCAATCCCGGTGATGTTCGTTGTTTCTATCTTCGTAAACATCGGTATGTGGTTTGAGCGTTTCGTAATCACGGTAACTTCTTTGCACCGCGATTTCTTGCCTTCAAGCTGGGGCATGTACGCATGGTCTTGGTTCGATACGGGTGTCCTTGTTGGATCGTTCGGTATGTTCCTGACCTTGTTCTTGTTGTATCTACGTTTGTTCCCTGCGGTTTCTATCGCGGAAGTGAAGCCTGTACTCCATGTTGGTTACGATGAAAAAGGAGGGCACCACTAA
- the thrS gene encoding threonine--tRNA ligase, giving the protein MSQTTIILPDNSTKVFDHEPTALEVAQSIGPRLAKETLGVQLNGSKEISDLRTPLKDQTKIALITTKSPEAVEVIRHSCAHIMAQAVQDIWPEVKVTIGPVIENGFYYDFDSPFAFTEEHFEKIEKKMTEIVNKDLPITRENWPIAKAIETFKGMGERFKVELIEDLAKKGETVVGIYHNGDAWFDLCRGPHIQSTGQIKAFKLLSVAGAYWRGDEKNAMLQRVYATAFGDKKELDQYLHNIEEAKKRDHRKLGKELGLFHFHEWAPGSPFFTGKGAVVYTELQTYLRELYFETGYQEVITPQIFDVNLFHTSGHYQNYKENMFFTKVDERDFASKPMNCPSHCLLFNSEKYSYRDLPIKMADFGRLHRFEKSGAMHGLTRVRTFCQDDAHIFCRMDQLQDEIAKFMHLLNRVYDKLGMNNYKIYLSTRPDNRMGSEEYWDMAEGALAEALKTLNLPFTINPGDGAFYGPKLDIMFVDALNRPWQLGTLQVDPNLPEAFNLKYTGEDNKEHRPIMLHRAILGSLERFIGVYIEHTAGHLPPWLCPTQVAILNVTDRVNTFCEDLMKLLKEHKVRVEFDRRNEKLNYKIREAQMQKVPYMVIVGDKEAETKTVSLRLRDGSEHKGLTVDQLMKTILDDISTRKLQSSLAKAATVTESQP; this is encoded by the coding sequence ATGTCACAAACTACTATTATTCTGCCGGATAACTCGACGAAGGTTTTTGACCACGAACCGACAGCGCTGGAAGTGGCGCAGTCCATCGGTCCTCGTTTGGCTAAAGAAACCCTTGGTGTACAACTCAATGGTTCTAAAGAGATCTCGGATCTTAGAACCCCACTTAAAGATCAAACTAAAATCGCCCTGATCACCACGAAAAGCCCAGAAGCGGTGGAAGTGATTCGTCACTCTTGCGCGCATATCATGGCTCAAGCGGTTCAAGATATTTGGCCGGAAGTGAAAGTAACCATCGGTCCGGTGATCGAGAATGGTTTCTATTACGACTTCGATTCTCCGTTTGCCTTCACCGAAGAGCATTTCGAGAAAATCGAAAAGAAGATGACCGAGATCGTGAATAAAGATCTTCCTATCACTCGTGAAAACTGGCCGATTGCTAAAGCTATTGAAACTTTCAAAGGCATGGGCGAGCGCTTCAAAGTCGAGTTGATCGAAGACCTGGCGAAAAAAGGCGAAACTGTTGTCGGTATCTACCACAATGGCGATGCTTGGTTTGACCTGTGCCGTGGTCCGCACATTCAAAGCACTGGACAAATCAAAGCCTTCAAACTTCTTTCCGTAGCGGGAGCTTACTGGAGAGGCGATGAAAAGAATGCCATGCTTCAGCGTGTGTACGCGACAGCGTTTGGCGATAAAAAAGAGCTGGATCAATATCTTCACAATATCGAAGAAGCGAAAAAACGCGATCACCGTAAATTGGGTAAAGAGCTAGGTCTTTTCCATTTCCACGAGTGGGCTCCAGGTTCTCCGTTCTTCACAGGCAAGGGTGCGGTTGTTTACACAGAACTGCAAACTTACTTGCGCGAACTTTATTTCGAAACGGGTTACCAAGAAGTTATCACTCCGCAAATTTTTGACGTGAACCTGTTCCATACATCAGGTCACTATCAAAACTATAAAGAGAACATGTTCTTCACGAAAGTGGATGAGCGCGATTTTGCTTCAAAACCAATGAACTGTCCTTCGCACTGTTTGCTTTTCAACTCTGAAAAGTACTCTTATCGTGATCTGCCAATCAAAATGGCGGACTTTGGACGTTTGCACCGCTTTGAAAAATCGGGCGCTATGCACGGTTTGACTCGTGTTCGTACGTTCTGTCAGGACGACGCACACATCTTCTGCCGCATGGATCAGTTGCAAGACGAGATCGCGAAGTTCATGCACTTGCTAAATCGTGTTTACGATAAGCTGGGAATGAACAACTACAAGATCTATCTTTCCACTCGTCCCGACAATCGCATGGGCAGTGAAGAGTACTGGGATATGGCCGAGGGTGCTTTGGCGGAAGCCCTTAAAACTTTGAATTTGCCATTCACGATCAATCCCGGCGACGGCGCCTTCTACGGTCCGAAACTGGATATCATGTTCGTCGATGCTTTGAACCGCCCTTGGCAGTTGGGGACACTTCAAGTGGACCCGAATCTTCCCGAGGCTTTCAATTTGAAATACACGGGCGAAGACAACAAAGAACACCGTCCGATCATGCTTCACCGGGCGATTTTGGGTTCTTTAGAGCGCTTTATCGGCGTTTATATCGAGCACACGGCCGGACATTTGCCTCCATGGTTGTGCCCGACTCAAGTGGCGATTTTAAACGTTACAGACCGTGTGAATACGTTCTGTGAAGATTTAATGAAACTTCTTAAAGAGCATAAAGTTCGTGTTGAATTTGACCGCCGTAATGAGAAGCTTAATTACAAGATCCGCGAAGCTCAGATGCAGAAAGTTCCATACATGGTTATTGTCGGGGATAAAGAAGCCGAGACTAAGACCGTGTCTTTGCGTTTAAGAGATGGCTCTGAACACAAAGGTTTGACTGTGGATCAGTTAATGAAAACAATTTTAGACGATATTAGTACAAGAAAGTTGCAATCTTCACTTGCGAAGGCTGCGACTGTAACTGAAAGTCAGCCATAG
- the dtd gene encoding D-aminoacyl-tRNA deacylase, producing the protein MKAVVQRVLNASVTVDGKLISSIDKGFLTLLGVAKGDTEEQLQKLINKIIALRVFPDENGKMNLSLKDVGGQHLIVSQFTLLGDASKGNRPSFINAEAPEIANALYEKALELSRAQGVPTHGGVFGGDMKVSLVNDGPVTLLLEV; encoded by the coding sequence ATGAAAGCAGTCGTGCAAAGAGTTTTGAATGCATCAGTCACGGTGGATGGAAAGTTGATTTCTTCCATCGACAAAGGCTTTCTTACATTGTTAGGTGTGGCAAAAGGCGATACCGAAGAGCAACTGCAAAAGCTCATCAACAAAATCATCGCACTACGTGTGTTCCCAGATGAAAACGGCAAAATGAATTTGTCATTAAAAGACGTCGGTGGCCAGCATCTGATCGTTTCGCAATTCACCTTGTTAGGTGATGCCTCAAAAGGGAATCGTCCCAGCTTTATCAATGCGGAGGCGCCTGAAATAGCAAACGCCCTGTATGAAAAAGCTCTCGAGCTCAGTCGAGCGCAAGGAGTACCCACTCACGGCGGCGTCTTTGGTGGCGATATGAAAGTTAGTTTGGTCAATGATGGTCCGGTGACTTTGCTTCTTGAAGTTTAA
- a CDS encoding c-type cytochrome: MRSLVNLSMGVAAAGLAALALSSCGPRGNKANVELIQDMMESPAIKAQEYDETSPHHSGMRVPPEGTAPVGFEPYRYATDVEGASKNLKNPLAGQMDETTLLVGQKYYETNCAICHGFKGEGGVAAKSSVSEKMALKPPAVVSDKVKAWPDGHLYHVITMGQGVMGPYAAHIPQKYRWQVVNYIRFLEKQSK; the protein is encoded by the coding sequence ATGAGAAGCCTCGTGAATTTATCAATGGGTGTAGCAGCAGCAGGCTTGGCAGCATTAGCCCTGTCTAGCTGTGGTCCTCGTGGCAACAAAGCCAACGTAGAACTGATCCAAGATATGATGGAATCTCCGGCAATCAAAGCTCAGGAGTACGACGAAACATCTCCTCATCACAGCGGTATGCGTGTTCCTCCTGAAGGAACTGCTCCGGTAGGTTTTGAACCGTACCGTTACGCGACCGATGTTGAAGGTGCATCTAAGAATTTGAAGAACCCACTTGCGGGCCAAATGGATGAGACGACTTTGCTTGTAGGACAAAAATACTACGAGACGAACTGTGCGATCTGCCACGGCTTTAAAGGTGAAGGCGGCGTTGCTGCGAAATCTTCAGTTTCTGAAAAAATGGCTTTGAAACCACCAGCGGTTGTCAGTGATAAAGTGAAAGCATGGCCAGATGGACATCTTTACCACGTCATCACGATGGGCCAAGGTGTGATGGGTCCTTACGCGGCTCACATCCCGCAAAAATACCGTTGGCAAGTTGTTAACTACATTCGCTTCCTAGAGAAGCAATCTAAGTAG
- the infC gene encoding translation initiation factor IF-3: MGWEVPISKFEGNFRGGGGRFDRNKKDSKDSLRVNREIRAQQIRVIDDEGNMLGVMTVPEALRIAEDRGLDLLEIAPTASPPTCKIMDYGKWKYENKKKATAARKKQTVVTIKEIQMRPRTDQHDFETKMNHARRFLLDGDKVKVSLRFMGREMAHQELGMEVMQKCIAFVNDLAMVESQPKMEGKNMFLMLGPDPLKIKEYQKLHPNKSKQDTKELADLEEVEEEDED, encoded by the coding sequence ATAGGCTGGGAGGTTCCCATTAGCAAGTTCGAAGGTAATTTTAGAGGTGGCGGTGGTCGTTTTGATCGCAACAAGAAAGACTCTAAAGACTCTTTAAGAGTAAACCGTGAGATTCGCGCTCAACAAATTCGTGTTATCGACGACGAAGGTAACATGTTGGGTGTGATGACTGTTCCTGAGGCGTTACGTATTGCGGAAGATAGAGGCCTCGATCTTCTAGAGATTGCTCCAACGGCATCTCCTCCTACTTGTAAAATCATGGATTACGGCAAGTGGAAGTACGAAAATAAAAAGAAGGCCACGGCCGCTCGTAAAAAACAAACTGTCGTGACAATCAAAGAGATCCAAATGCGTCCACGCACGGATCAACATGACTTTGAAACTAAGATGAACCACGCTCGTCGTTTCCTTTTGGACGGCGACAAAGTGAAAGTTTCATTGCGTTTCATGGGTCGTGAGATGGCCCATCAAGAGTTGGGTATGGAAGTGATGCAGAAATGTATCGCCTTCGTAAACGATCTTGCGATGGTAGAGTCTCAACCGAAAATGGAAGGTAAGAACATGTTCTTAATGTTGGGCCCAGACCCACTTAAGATCAAAGAATACCAAAAACTTCACCCTAATAAGTCGAAGCAAGACACCAAAGAACTTGCCGACCTAGAAGAAGTCGAAGAAGAAGACGAAGACTAA
- a CDS encoding TAT-variant-translocated molybdopterin oxidoreductase translates to MSEMHHDHDNELEMKKALRPKIERDNKYWQSLEQWSNDPEFNKAAETEFMSSPLREKDGEDGWARREFLKLMGASIAMASAGCIRRPVQKIVPYNKQPEEVTLGIANYYSSAYFDGNDALGMLVKTREGRPIKIEPNEGHPFSQSGLSIRSQASVLHLYDPERLKGPQRNLFNEKKSNSQVIDVKWEELDKKVVEQLQKGGVTVLTAPIASPATRAVIGDFAQGFKANHVVWDAFSNEDVREGQKASYGDDVVPAFRFDKAKMIVSIDADFLGTWISPTAFTNQFVNGRKDIKNMNRMVSFDSNYSLTGANADIRFRIKPSQQLDVVMGLLHEIIVKKGATGYAGNASVKSALAPFADTAKKLGFDPEAFAKVAADLLANQGESLVVAGGIQTWTEKSRELQIAVNFLNTVLGNEGKTVEARGGNPALKGSYADLSALIKDMKDGKVKTLIIHGVNPGFVLPAEMGFADAVKKVEMVIYTGDRIDETGVFADYITPDNHALESWNDMELTAGVYSICQPAIRPMYDTRSFQLSLMTWAYIANQGPSRLRDYETFYDYLRVFWKSDIMPKVGKGDFEDFWQETLQKGYAGQLSSGSSARSFKTDAFTAIKPANAQSGFELVLYSTPQMGDGSLNNVSWLHELPDPVTKIVWDNYVMVSLAAAEKHGLKQASVVELTVGGKKLELPVHIQPGLHDEVLAVAVGFGRTRVGKVGNGIGKNAFELATAKAGQMIFAGQTATFTKTNKKYELACTQGHHSMEGRNIVAEATNKDYAKSKSAGIHRHHTWSIWSGHEYSGHKWGMAVDLHTCTGCSSCVIACQSENNVPVVGKKYVLEGREMHWIRIDRYYTGNPAEAEAVFQPVMCQHCDNAPCETVCPVLATVHSDEGLNDMVYNRCVGTRYCANNCPYKVRRFNWFNYAKHIEKPLHMALNPSVGVRTRGVMEKCTFCVQRIQDAKTVARNEKRQLKDGDVKVACQTACPAGGIVFGDLNDPNSQVAKIFKSEERAYALLEEWHAAPAVRYLSKIRNNDKESTGGHKGHGTAKQGEHS, encoded by the coding sequence ATGTCTGAAATGCATCATGACCATGATAATGAATTAGAAATGAAAAAAGCGCTTCGTCCTAAAATCGAGCGCGACAACAAGTATTGGCAAAGTCTTGAACAATGGAGCAATGATCCTGAGTTCAACAAAGCTGCTGAAACTGAGTTTATGTCTTCACCTCTTCGCGAAAAAGACGGGGAAGACGGTTGGGCCCGTCGTGAATTCTTGAAATTGATGGGTGCTTCTATTGCTATGGCGTCAGCGGGTTGTATCCGTCGTCCTGTGCAAAAAATCGTTCCTTACAACAAACAACCTGAAGAAGTAACTTTGGGTATTGCGAACTACTACTCATCGGCTTACTTCGACGGTAACGATGCTTTGGGTATGTTGGTAAAAACTCGTGAAGGCCGTCCTATCAAGATTGAGCCGAACGAAGGTCACCCTTTCAGCCAAAGTGGTTTGAGCATTCGTTCTCAAGCTTCTGTTTTGCACCTTTACGATCCAGAAAGATTGAAAGGTCCGCAACGCAATCTTTTCAATGAAAAGAAATCCAATAGCCAAGTTATCGACGTAAAATGGGAAGAGTTGGATAAGAAAGTTGTTGAGCAACTTCAAAAAGGTGGCGTGACTGTTTTGACGGCGCCTATCGCTTCTCCGGCAACTCGCGCGGTGATTGGTGATTTTGCTCAAGGTTTCAAAGCCAACCACGTAGTGTGGGATGCATTCTCAAACGAAGACGTGCGTGAAGGCCAAAAAGCTTCTTACGGCGATGACGTCGTTCCAGCTTTCCGTTTTGATAAAGCGAAGATGATCGTGTCTATTGACGCGGACTTCTTGGGCACTTGGATTTCTCCAACAGCATTCACGAACCAGTTCGTGAATGGCCGTAAAGATATCAAAAATATGAATCGTATGGTGTCTTTTGACTCCAACTATTCATTGACGGGTGCAAATGCGGATATTCGTTTCAGAATCAAACCTTCGCAACAACTTGATGTTGTGATGGGTCTTCTTCACGAAATCATCGTTAAAAAAGGTGCCACTGGTTACGCAGGCAATGCGTCTGTAAAATCAGCTTTAGCTCCATTTGCAGATACAGCGAAAAAATTGGGTTTTGATCCAGAAGCTTTCGCAAAAGTAGCTGCAGATCTATTGGCAAACCAAGGCGAGTCTTTGGTTGTTGCTGGTGGTATCCAAACTTGGACTGAAAAATCTCGTGAACTTCAAATTGCAGTGAACTTCTTGAACACTGTCTTGGGTAACGAAGGTAAGACCGTTGAAGCGCGCGGTGGAAATCCGGCATTAAAAGGTTCTTACGCTGATTTGTCCGCTCTTATTAAAGACATGAAAGATGGCAAAGTTAAGACTTTGATCATCCACGGTGTGAACCCTGGATTTGTATTGCCTGCGGAAATGGGCTTTGCAGATGCCGTGAAAAAAGTGGAAATGGTTATCTACACAGGTGACCGTATCGACGAAACAGGTGTTTTCGCGGATTACATCACTCCAGACAACCACGCGTTGGAATCTTGGAATGACATGGAATTGACAGCTGGAGTTTACTCTATCTGCCAACCAGCGATCCGTCCAATGTATGACACTCGCTCTTTCCAATTGTCATTGATGACTTGGGCGTACATCGCGAACCAAGGCCCATCACGTCTTCGTGATTATGAGACGTTCTATGACTACCTCAGAGTTTTCTGGAAATCAGACATCATGCCTAAAGTGGGCAAGGGTGACTTTGAAGATTTCTGGCAAGAAACTTTGCAAAAAGGTTACGCGGGTCAATTGAGCTCGGGTTCTTCGGCTCGTTCTTTCAAAACAGATGCTTTCACGGCTATTAAGCCAGCGAATGCACAATCTGGTTTTGAATTAGTTCTTTATTCAACTCCACAAATGGGTGACGGCTCCTTGAACAACGTTTCTTGGTTGCACGAACTTCCAGATCCTGTAACTAAAATTGTTTGGGATAACTACGTGATGGTTTCTTTGGCTGCGGCTGAGAAACACGGTTTGAAACAAGCTTCTGTCGTTGAATTGACAGTGGGTGGAAAGAAACTGGAACTTCCAGTTCACATCCAGCCAGGTTTGCATGACGAAGTTCTTGCAGTAGCCGTTGGTTTCGGACGTACACGCGTAGGTAAAGTTGGTAACGGTATCGGTAAGAATGCATTTGAGTTGGCGACAGCAAAAGCCGGCCAAATGATCTTTGCTGGTCAAACAGCGACTTTCACAAAAACAAATAAAAAATATGAACTTGCTTGTACGCAAGGTCACCACTCTATGGAAGGCCGTAACATCGTTGCGGAAGCAACGAACAAAGACTATGCGAAGAGCAAGTCAGCGGGCATCCACAGACATCACACTTGGTCTATCTGGTCAGGTCACGAATACAGCGGCCACAAATGGGGTATGGCTGTAGATCTTCACACTTGCACGGGCTGTTCTTCTTGCGTGATTGCATGTCAATCCGAGAACAACGTTCCTGTAGTAGGTAAAAAGTACGTTCTTGAAGGTCGTGAAATGCACTGGATCCGTATTGACCGTTATTACACGGGCAATCCTGCGGAAGCTGAAGCGGTTTTCCAACCAGTTATGTGTCAACACTGTGACAATGCTCCGTGCGAAACGGTGTGTCCGGTTCTTGCGACTGTTCACTCTGATGAAGGTCTCAATGACATGGTTTACAACCGCTGCGTAGGAACTCGTTACTGCGCGAATAACTGTCCTTATAAAGTTCGTCGTTTCAACTGGTTCAACTATGCGAAACACATCGAAAAGCCACTTCACATGGCTTTGAACCCTTCAGTGGGCGTTCGTACTCGCGGGGTTATGGAAAAATGTACGTTCTGCGTGCAAAGAATCCAAGACGCGAAGACAGTGGCTCGCAATGAAAAACGTCAGTTGAAAGACGGAGATGTTAAAGTAGCCTGCCAAACTGCATGTCCTGCAGGTGGTATCGTATTCGGTGACTTGAATGATCCGAATTCACAAGTGGCGAAGATCTTTAAATCAGAAGAACGTGCTTACGCTCTTCTTGAAGAATGGCATGCAGCACCTGCTGTGCGCTACCTTTCTAAGATCCGTAACAATGATAAAGAATCAACTGGTGGCCACAAAGGTCACGGTACTGCAAAACAAGGTGAGCACTCATGA
- a CDS encoding PilZ domain-containing protein, giving the protein MHSSMQKKPVKDLIYLSSSQSTVPGLASIPAYLQGIQGVRWHLAPPPELLKDFLKSQLGELFVIVHSKSLSTKVAEAFLAWTKTKVKVSFIFIAQTIEKAAFQLSHTFPQALFLYESEGLRISEIVTRRLQGKPVKSRKQERMRVQSEVMLKKSVTAEASPTGASVQFLKEGHMQDFSQGGAQITVEEGEISVKDFISLMYKNRHGRWVSVESQVRWVVSTAPGEQIIGVQFLAVSA; this is encoded by the coding sequence ATGCATTCATCCATGCAGAAAAAGCCCGTGAAAGACCTGATCTATCTCAGTTCGAGTCAAAGTACTGTTCCCGGATTGGCGTCAATTCCGGCTTATCTGCAAGGGATTCAAGGCGTGCGCTGGCACTTGGCTCCGCCGCCTGAACTCTTAAAGGATTTCTTAAAGTCGCAACTTGGGGAGCTATTCGTGATTGTTCACTCAAAGTCATTATCCACCAAAGTCGCCGAAGCCTTCTTAGCTTGGACGAAAACAAAAGTTAAAGTGAGCTTTATCTTTATCGCGCAAACTATTGAAAAGGCGGCATTTCAGTTGTCGCACACCTTTCCCCAAGCTCTCTTTCTTTACGAATCAGAGGGCCTGCGTATTAGTGAGATTGTGACTCGTCGCCTCCAGGGAAAGCCCGTGAAAAGCCGTAAGCAAGAGCGCATGCGCGTGCAGTCCGAAGTGATGCTTAAGAAGTCAGTGACGGCCGAAGCCTCGCCAACGGGGGCGTCTGTGCAGTTCCTGAAAGAGGGTCACATGCAGGACTTCTCCCAAGGGGGAGCCCAAATCACCGTGGAAGAGGGCGAGATCAGCGTGAAGGACTTTATCAGCCTGATGTACAAGAACCGCCACGGCCGTTGGGTCTCTGTGGAGTCCCAAGTTCGCTGGGTTGTGTCGACCGCACCGGGGGAGCAAATTATAGGTGTGCAATTTCTCGCTGTGAGTGCTTGA